Part of the Candidatus Moraniibacteriota bacterium genome is shown below.
CCGGGACTCGCGCGAGATATCATCGCGGCGACGAAAGAGGGAATTGCGTCGGCAGGGTCGACTATCCCGCTCTCGGTGAAGACACGGACAGGATTTGACTCCGATGAAATCGATACATGGATACCGATGCTTCTTGATGCGAAACTCGATGCACTCACGATTCACGCGCGGACGAAGAAAGAAATGTCGGACGTGCCGGCGCGCTGGAGTGATGTGGCGCGCGTCGTTGAAATGGCTCGAGGAACCGAGACGCTCATTATCGGGAATGGCGATGTGCGCGACCTCGCAGACGCAAGACAGAAAGCGAGCGAGACGGGGGCGGACGGCGTGATGCTGGGGCGCGCGATATTTGGAAATCCGTGGCTCTTTGATGTGACAGGGAAAATTCCGACAGTGGAAGAAAGGCTGTTGGCGCTCGTCGAGCACACGCACCTCTACGAAACGACGTGGGGAACGACGAAGAGTTTTGATCTCATGAAGAAACACTACAAAGCCTATGTCAATGGATTTCCCAATGCCTCTGATCTTCGTTCGCGGCTCATGCTATGCAAGAATTCAAAGGAAGTGGAAGAAATCGTGACAAATTTTTTATGCGTATGACTCAAACTTTTGCCAATCGCGTGCGTGCGGTTGTGTCACAGATTCCAAAAGGGAAGACGATGACGTACAAAGAAGTGGCGGAGCGAGCGGGGAGTCCGCGCGCGTTTCGCGCGGTCGGCAACATTCTCAACAAGAACTTCGACCCGAATATTCCGTGCCACCGCGTCGTCCGAAGCGACGGCACGACCGGCGGCTACAATCGCGGCGCGGAGAGGAAGCTGGAGCTACTTCAAGAGGAAAGAAACTTATGAGTTTTTTTGCAGGAGTTATCTTATTGTGATAGTCTCTTACTGGTAGCGTACCTTTCAAAGCGAGGTTTCCATGGATATCAATGGTGGCGGTTTATGTGAACTTGATGCGGTCTCCCTGTATAATCTTGGGAGAATTATCGGTGAGATATCAATGGAGAGGCCAGATATTACGCATCGCATACTCGTTGGGATTCGCGACGGTATGGTAGATGCAGATTCTTTCTCCGGGTATGGTTTTGGGGAATTGTTGGAGGCGCTGGAGCGACACTGGTTTTCCCATGTCGCGAATCAAGATATTCCTCCTCCAATACAGTTTGTTAGATCAAACACTCTTTCTGGTTCGGGAAGGCTTCAGTTTCAGATAGTTTTAAGACCCCGTTCCATTTGAGAACGGTTGCTAGAACCCATATCGTCGAACAATTACGACGTGCCAGTAAGCGAATGTCTGTACAGGTACGCGATGGAGCATGCCGGGAAGCCGTTTGATTCGGATACGCCGCGGGTTACGGAGAGGGAAAGAGCAATCTTGAATGA
Proteins encoded:
- a CDS encoding MGMT family protein, whose amino-acid sequence is MTQTFANRVRAVVSQIPKGKTMTYKEVAERAGSPRAFRAVGNILNKNFDPNIPCHRVVRSDGTTGGYNRGAERKLELLQEERNL
- a CDS encoding tRNA-dihydrouridine synthase, producing MEKSFWQQLPKPFMVLAPMAGVTDTVFRQIIARRAKPDVFWTEFVSCDGLCSRGREALLRDFLFIEDERPIVAQVFGATPKNFYETARLVVSLGFDGIDINMGCPDRAVLGQGAGAALIRTPGLARDIIAATKEGIASAGSTIPLSVKTRTGFDSDEIDTWIPMLLDAKLDALTIHARTKKEMSDVPARWSDVARVVEMARGTETLIIGNGDVRDLADARQKASETGADGVMLGRAIFGNPWLFDVTGKIPTVEERLLALVEHTHLYETTWGTTKSFDLMKKHYKAYVNGFPNASDLRSRLMLCKNSKEVEEIVTNFLCV